One region of Quercus lobata isolate SW786 chromosome 2, ValleyOak3.0 Primary Assembly, whole genome shotgun sequence genomic DNA includes:
- the LOC115969296 gene encoding protein ALP1-like, producing MKDNNSKKRQRKLEDEGAEAEDGDSDKELNMNNSNNNNKKTKNNNTRKKKTTTKDLKGILTSYILLEEEEKQEQEELDRDANEERLFIDSNHRKKTKQMVDYYYSNIQDYCTEVDQTSRKKSRLSFAVTGAVASAAAAAVAVSGDEKAVSNLRSESTHRRLWVKDRSNAWWDECNSPDFPEEEFKKAFRMGRATFDSICEELNSVIAKEDTTLRNAIPVKQRVAVCLWRLATGDPLRLVSKRFGLGISTCHKLVLEVCSAIRTVLMPKYLQWPDENAVRKIKEEFESISGIPNVVGSMYTTHIPIIAPKVSVAAYFNRRHTERNQKTSYSITVQGVVDPKGVFSDVCIGWPGSMPDDQVLEKSALYHRANGGLLKGVWIVGNSGYPLLDWVLVPYTHPNLTWPQNAFNEKIGEIQRVAKDAFARLKGRWCCLQKRTEVKLQDLPVVLGACCVLHNICELRNEEMDPEFRFELVDDEMVPEQAVRSNASTKARDAIAHNILHHGIGGTRFV from the coding sequence ATGAAAGACAACAACTCCAAGAAGCGGCAGAGAAAGCTCGAAGATGAGGGAGCTGAGGCTGAAGATGGAGACAGTGACAAAGAACTCAACAtgaacaacagcaacaacaacaataagaaGACGAAGAATAACAATACtaggaagaagaagacgacGACTAAGGATTTGAAGGGTATTCTTACTTCCTATATTTTAttagaagaagaggaaaaacaGGAGCAAGAAGAGCTGGACAGAGACGCCAATGAAGAGAGGCTCTTCATCGATTCAAACCACAGGaagaaaaccaaacaaatgGTCGACTACTACTACTCCAACATCCAAGACTATTGCACCGAAGTCGACCAAACCTCACGTAAAAAATCCCGCCTTTCTTTCGCTGTAACTGGCGCTGTTGcctccgccgccgccgccgctgTTGCCGTCTCCGGCGACGAAAAGGCCGTCTCGAACCTCCGGAGCGAAAGTACCCATCGAAGGTTGTGGGTCAAAGACAGGTCGAACGCGTGGTGGGACGAGTGTAACAGTCCGGATTTCCCAGAAGAAGAGTTCAAGAAAGCGTTTCGAATGGGTCGAGCCACGTTCGATTCGATTTGCGAGGAGCTCAATTCGGTGATAGCCAAGGAAGACACCACTCTCCGCAATGCGATTCCGGTGAAACAAAGGGTCGCCGTTTGTTTGTGGAGGCTAGCCACCGGGGACCCACTTCGACTCGTGTCCAAACGTTTCGGCCTAGGCATCTCGACTTGTCATAAACTGGTTCTCGAGGTTTGTTCCGCTATTCGAACGGTGTTAATGCCTAAGTATTTGCAATGGCCCGATGAGAATGCGGTGAGAAAAATTAAAGAGGAGTTCGAGTCGATTTCGGGGATTCCAAACGTTGTCGGGTCGATGTACACGACACACATACCTATTATAGCGCCTAAGGTAAGTGTTGCTGCTTACTTTAATAGGAGACATACTGAGAGGAACCAAAAAACCTCGTATTCGATTACGGTTCAAGGTGTTGTGGACCCCAAAGGGGTATTTAGTGACGTGTGCATTGGATGGCCTGGATCGATGCCTGATGATCAGGTGCTTGAGAAAAGTGCGCTTTATCATAGAGCAAATGGGGGGCTTTTAAAGGGTGTTTGGATTGTTGGGAATTCTGGGTACCCTTTGTTGGATTGGGTTTTGGTGCCTTATACACATCCTAATCTGACTTGGCCTCAGAATGCGTTTAATGAGAAGATCGGGGAGATTCAAAGGGTGGCTAAGGATGCATTTGCTAGATTGAAAGGGAGGTGGTGTTGTTTGCAAAAGAGGACTGAGGTGAAACTACAAGACTTGCCTGTCGTGCTTGGGGCTTGTTGTGTTTTgcataatatttgtgagttgaGGAATGAGGAAATGGATCCGGAGTTTCGGTTTGAGCTTGTTGATGATGAGATGGTTCCAGAACAGGCTGTGAGATCGAATGCGTCAACCAAGGCTAGGGATGCCATTGCTCATAATATTTTGCATCATGGAATTGGAGGCACTCGGTTTGTGTAG
- the LOC115969303 gene encoding peptidyl-prolyl cis-trans isomerase CYP57 yields MSTIYVLEPPTKGKVVLNTTHGPLDIELWPKEAPKAVRNFVQLCLEGYYNHTIFHRIIKAFLVQAGDPTGTGTGGESIYGGPFGDEFHSRLRFKHRGLVACANAGSPNSNGSQFFISLDRCDWLDKKNTIFGKVTGDSIYNLTRLSEIETDKDDRPLDPPKILSVEVLWNPFDDIVPRALSKPLVESAADSDKKDTKKKAVKKLNLLSFGEEAEEEEKELAAVKRKIKSSHDVLDDPRLLKEDVPRSELDSSDVKKTRDMQLSVREALSSKKEESQKDSKAGFYNLLDYSDDDEANFDARMRQQILRRRKELDDNPAKRKLHDGNSSPKNQEISMSRSKAESIDDEQPRVEKLSLKKRGLGSEARAERMANADVDLQLLGEGERGRQLQKQKKRRLQGREEDVLAKLENFKAAFSGKPLASSSESGGGNREDLSDWKSIKLEFAPESGKDHMSRNDDPNDYVVHDPLLEKGKEKFNRMQAKQKRREREWAGRPLT; encoded by the exons atgtcgaCGATTTACGTGTTAGAGCCACCGACGAAGGGGAAGGTGGTGTTGAATACCACCCACGGCCCTCTCGACATAGAGCTCTGGCCTAAAGAGGCTCCAAAAGCTGTTCGTAACTTCGTCCAGCTCTGCCTCGAAGGCTACTACAACCACACCATCTTCCACCGCATCATCAAGGCCTTTCTCGTCCAGGCCGGCGATCCCACTGGCACCGGCAccg GTGGTGAAAGTATATACGGCGGTCCTTTTGGTGATGAGTTTCATTCGCGGTTGAGATTCAAGCACAGAGGATTGGTTGCGTGTGCCAATGCTGGCTCGCCTAATTCTAATGGCAGTCAGTTCTTTATCTCCTTGGACCGCTGTGATTGGCTTGACAAGAAGAATACTATTTTTGGCAAG GTCACCGGGGATTCGATATATAATCTGACTAGATTATCTGAAATTGAAACTGATAAGGATGACAGGCCCTTGGATCCACCCAAGATTTTATCCGTTGAG gtGTTATGGAACCCTTTTGATGACATTGTTCCAAGAGCATTGTCAAAGCCTTTGGTTGAATCCGCAGCTGATTCTGACAAGAAAGATACCAAGAAGAAAGCTGTGAA AAAGCTCAACTTGCTTTCATTTGGAGAAGAAGCTGAAGAAGAGGAGAAAGAATTGGCAGCAGTAAAGCGAAAGATCAAAAGCAGTCATGATGTATTGGATGATCCTCGTCTTTTAAAGGAAGATGTTCCAAGAAGTGAATTG GACTCATCTGATGTAAAGAAAACAAGGGATATGCAGTTATCTGTAAGAGAAGCTCTAAGCTCAAAGAAAGAAGAGTCACAGAAAGATTCAAAAGCTGGATTTTATAATCTTCTTGAttatagtgatgatgatgaggcCAACTTTGATGCACGAATGCGTCAGCAAATACTCAGAAGACGAAAGGAGTTGGACGATAACCCCGCCAAGCGAAAATTGCACGATG GGAATTCTAGCCCAAAGAACCAAGAAATATCTATGTCAAG GTCTAAAGCTGAAAGCATTGATGATGAGCAACCGAGGGTAGAAAAGTTGTCTCTGAAGAAAAGGGGACTCGGATCAGAAGCCAGAGCTGAACGAATGGCTAATGCAGATGTAGACTTACAGCTGTTGGGTGAAGGTGAACGAGGAAGAcagttacaaaaacaaaaaaagcgcAGACTTCAAGGACGTGAAGAAGAT GTTCTAGCAAAACTAGAGAACTTTAAGGCAGCCTTCTCTGGAAAACCCTTGGCCTCGAGTAGTGAATCTGGAGGTGGCAATCGTGAGGATTTATCTGACTGGAAATCAATTAAGTTAGAGTTTGCTCCAGAGTCTGGCAAG GATCACATGTCCCGCAATGATGACCCAAATGACTATGTCGTGCACGACCCTCTTCTGGAGAAGGGGAAAGAGAAGTTCAACCGTATGCAAGCCAAGCAAAAGCGACGTGAACGGGAATGGGCTGGGAGACCTCTTACTTGA